One Rosa chinensis cultivar Old Blush chromosome 3, RchiOBHm-V2, whole genome shotgun sequence DNA window includes the following coding sequences:
- the LOC112194106 gene encoding protein FAR1-RELATED SEQUENCE 4 translates to MSRHAIGKKLDEVQSKVRRYNDLCRRAIILGEEGSLSQESYDVALCAIKEALKQCTSLNTSVESNAKPNDSAIDGICGIEVSQCGMTSDDKIFGLKVSTASKTPRRVGTGKVVARHGKGKVPQPEGMRVGTQDQFPQMQVCSETRPPMLMQLHNVVPPQLHNMVPSMFQNVSPAQFHNGLFDTCAGESSPSVTWNFSSSF, encoded by the exons ATGAGCAGGCATGCCATTGGCAAAAAATTGGATGAGGTACAATCTAAGGTCCGTCGTTACAATGATTTATGTCGACGAGCCATAATATTGGGTGAAGAAGGGTCACTTTCTCAGGAGAGTTATGATGTAGCATTATGTGCCATAAAAGAAGCTTTAAAGCAATGCACGAGTTTGAACACTTCTGTTGAAAGCAATGCAAAACCTAATGACTCGGCAATAGATGGTATTTGTGGTATTGAAGTGAGTCAGTGTGGTATGACATCTGATGACAAGATTTTTGGTCTGAAAGTGAGTACTGCTAGCAAGACTCCTAGGAGAGTTGGGACTGGGAAAGTGGTGGCAAGGCATGGGAAAGGAAAG GTACCTCAGCCGGAAGGTATGAGAGTTGGAACACAAGACCAGTTTCCCCAAATG CAAGTTTGTTCTGAGACAAGGCCGCCTATGCTGATGCAGCTACATAATGTGGTGCCTCCGCAGTTGCATAATATGGTGCCATCAATGTTTCAAAATGTCTCACCGGCACAGTTCCATAATGGCTTGTTCGACACCTGTGCAGGAGAATCGTCTCCCTCAGTAACTTGGaacttttcttcctctttttaa